In Rhizobium sp. BT04, the genomic window CCTCGAAAGGAAACGATCATGGCCACGCCCGCACCCTCCTCTCGCCAACCCGCCCGCGTCGTGCAGCTGCGCAAGGGCGCCACCATCGAAATGGTCCGGCTGACATGCCCCGACGCCAGCCAGGCCCTGAAGATCGCCGAGAGTTTCGGCACGGCGATCGTCGACAGCGACGGCATTCGCGACCTGCACGAACGGCTCGTCATCGACACCGCCGATGCGCTCGGTGATGGCCTGGGCGACAAGGCCATGCAGATCCACCTGCAGCGGATCGTCGGCGCCTTCGTCGGCTCTGCCCACGGCGCCGGGCAGTTCTATAGCCGCGCCGTCACCGAGGCGCGCGATGCCACCGCAAAGGCCGCCAACGATGCCCGCGACGAGGACCTCGACGGTCCCGTCGGCTATGACAGCGCCGCCCAGCGCAAGCGCGAATTCGCCGCCGACATGGGCATACAGGCCCATTCGCTCAGAATGGCGGCTGAGGGCGCAGTCGCCGCCTATGCCCAGGTGATCGGCGAGACCTGGAAGCCTTTCGACCGGCCGGTCGAGCAGCCGGGTCATTCGCTGGGCCGCAAGGCCGCCGAAGTGCAGATCTCGGCCTTCGACTAGGCCTTACCGGCGGGGCTCCGGCCCCGCCTTCGACAAACGCGAGAACGGCCGGTTCCCTGACGGAGCCGGCCTGTTTTCGTGTCGCTGACGCGGCCAACAGGGAAACGGAAAACAGGCAGGTGGCACGCCCGTCGCGGCCCGTTTCGCTTGTCGAGTCTGCAGGAGCCACCGGCAGATGCAACGGCTCCGCCGTCCTCCACTTAAGTTTCGGCCGTTCCGGTGCATCCGCCAGCTGATCGGCTCCTGCCTTCTGCCCTCCTCAACGGGCCGCGATAGGCGCGGCCTCAAATTGGAGGCTGAAGATGAGCAATATGGAGAAACAACGGGTCGATCTTTATACCCGCATCACGGACAGAATCGTTGAGGATCTGGCGAAGGGCGTGCGGCCGTGGATTAAGCCATGGAAAGCCGGGAACATGGCCGGCCGTATTACCCGGCCGCTGCGTCATAACGGGCAGCCCTATTCGGGCGTCAACGTGCTGCTTCTCTGGTCGGAGGGAAACGCCCGGGGATATACGTCATCCACGTGGATGACGTTCAAGCAGGCACTCGAACTGGGTGCCGCCGTCCGCAAGGGCGAGACCGGGGCGACGGTCGTCTTCGCCAGCCGGTTCACCAAGTCCGAAACCGACGGAAATGGCGGCGAGGTCGATCGGGAGATCCCTTTCCTGAAGGCCTACAGTGTCTTCAACGTCGAACAGATCGACGGACTTCCCGACCAGTATCGCCATGAGCCGGCTCTGGTTCTCGATCCGGTCGAGCGCATCGACCACGCCGACCGGTTCTTTCGCAACACGGGTGCCGCGATTCGCCACGGTGGCAACCAGGCCTTCTACTCGCCGGCCGCCGACATCATCCAGATGCCGCCGTTTGAGAGCTTCAAGGATGCGGCAAGCTATTATGCGATCTTGAGTCACGAGGTCACGCATTGGACGGCGCCGGCGCGTCGCCTCGGCCGCGACCTCAGCCGCTATGCAAAGGACAAATCCGAGCGGGCGCGAGAGGAACTGATCGCCGAACTCGGCAGCTGCTTTCTGTGCGCCGATCTCGGCATTGCTCCAGAGCTCGAACCCCGCCCCGATCACGCCTCGTACCTTGGCTCCTGGCTCAAGGTCCTGGCCGACGACAGGCGGGCGATCTTCCAGGCGGCCGCACATGCGCAGCGGGCTGCCAGTTTCCTGCACTCCCTGCAGCCCGAAGCCGCTGGCGAGCGGCTCGCTGCCTGAGGACCGTCAGCGTCGGTCGTTGGTCTCGCCAGCGGCCGGCACCTGTTCAGGCTTCAACGCGGTGAGCGTATCAGGATCAGCCGTGAGGTCCAGTTTGCCCCAGATCGAGGATTTCCGGTCAATCGGCTTGAGCCTCCGGGACGGCCTGATTTCGACGATAAACGGCTTTGGCTGCTGACGCATAGATCCTCCAGGCGACGATTCGCGAGCACGACGATAGCCCGAAGAACGGCCAATGCAACGCCCTCGTTTGGCTGTTCCCGGACGTCTGATTTTGACATGTGGACAGGGCGGCGGATCCACCGTCGCAGGGTCCGGCAGGCAGTCGGGGCGGAGCTGCCATCGCCATATTCCTTTGGCCCTGAGCCAGGCACGTCCTTCGCGGGCTCGATGAGGCATGTCTGATCGAAAACCGGCTTCGCCTCGATCGTCCTCCCGCAACGGCCTTGCAAAACTTTCTTCCCCTGAGCGCGGTGCGCCCATTCCTCGCGGAACAACAAAGTTTCTCCTTGCCGCCCTCCATTTCATTCCGGCCCTCCGGGTGCGGTCCGATCGTCCCCGATCCTTGCGACAGCCATCGAGACCGCGATGGGCGCGGCCCGAAACAGCAAAAGGAACACGACAATGGCAACCATCGGCACCTTCACCACTTCCGAAACCGGCTTCAACGGCTCAATCCGCACACTCGCACTCAACGTCAAGGCGCGCATCGCCCGCATCGAAAACCCCTCCGACAAGGGCCCGCACTTCCGCATCTACGCCGGCAATGTCGAGCTGGGTGCGGCCTGGCAGAAGCGCTCCGAGCAGGACCGCGACTACCTCTCGGTCAAGCTCGACGACCCGAGCTTCCCCGCTCCGATCTACGCGACGCTCACCGAGGTCGAGGGCGAGGACGGCTACCAGCTGATCTGGTCCCGCCCCAACCGCGACTGAGATCAGGATAGGCCCCGCCGCCAAGGCGGGGCCAACCGGCGACAAAGACAAGCCGTCGGCAGGCATCGAGCCTGCCGACGGCTTTTTCGGTGCCATACGGAACCGGAATATGTCTGCTCAGTGGATGCTATCGTGCCGGGAAGAAATGCCGGCCTCGAGGACGAGCGGTTCCCCCAATTTTGCCTCCGCTTCGTTTCACTCCACTCCAACAAAATCGGCACCCCCACTCGCCGGCTCCACCGGTCGCTTCCGCGCTCCTTGACCCCGTCATATCGTCCCGCCCCGCCGTCTCGTCTTTCACGAACTCAAGGAGATGAGATGATGACCATCGAACAGCACATCGAGGAACTGCGCGCCGAGTTGAGGAACGCCTGCGACGCCGCCGAGCGGCGCCAGGTCGAAGCGGAGCTTCAGCTCGCCCAGGCCGATCTGGCCGTGGCGCTTGCCGAACAAGACGGCATCATCGAGGCCGAGCCGCCTTTCTGAGGCGGCTCTCATTCTGCCGGAATATGAGCCGGTCCGCCGGATCGACCGGCTTTCCGGCTGTCAGGAATTTCATCCCTCGACACTCCCGCCGGCTCGCGCCGGATACGGTCACGCCCCCTCCGGGGCCGCGGGTCTCTTCTCTCTCTGACGTCCCAGTTTACTCCAGCAAATCCGGCGTCAAGGACGGCGCGGTCTCCCCCAATTTTTCCGCCGCTGCGTTGCACTTCGCTTCCCGAAAAAATCGGTTCCCCCGCTTGCAAGCCGCGTTCCGCGGTCCTTGACCCCTCTTTGCAACAGAGTGGCCGGTCTCCGTCATCAAGATGAAGGAGATCACACAATGACATCTGACCAGAACCTTGCGCTCTACACCAAGCTTTCCGGTTTCCGGCTCGTCGTCCTGGCAAACCGCTTCGGCTGCGATACCGACGTCTCGCGAAAGCTCCATGATCGACTGCTCGAAGGGCTTGAGGCGGCTGCCGGTCGTATCCGGACCATCATGGCATTGGAGCGGAGCGTTCTTGCCGGCGACGACGACTATGCCGCGTACCGGCTCGAAGGTGAGACCGAGATCTTCGGACGCTTCACCATCATCCTGCTGGAGGAGCTCGACATCGATTTCGACACGCACGAATACCGCATCAACGGTGGCGATTGGTCCATCGCTTTGACGGCGGACTACACCGGCGTCGACATCGACTATCCGGAGCTGATCGCGCTCACCGACGACGAACTTGGCTCACTTGCGCCGGTCATCAAGGATCTCACACGGGAAACCGGTATCGCGGTAAATGCCTCCCGTGTCAGCTACATCAGGTGCACAGCATCATAATCAATCCTGCGTCGGGCTCGATCATCCGGAGGGCGGCGAGAGCGGCCCTTCGTTGAGATGCCGACGAGACCATCGCGATGATGGCGAGAACGACCAGTTGAGCCTCTTCCTTTCGACCTGCCGTCATCTCTCATCGGGGATGTTGCAGCCCGTTCGTCGGGACGCAACCTGGCGGCAACAGAATTTTCCCCGCCGCGCCGCGGCTCCTCGCGCAGCAAAATTCAGCCGCCGCCAGGTCCTCCACGTCCGTTTCGGCCTTGTCAGGTGCATCCCTCCTTTCCGGTCCGCGCTCTCACCCCGCGATGACCGCATTTCGAAAGGAGAAACGCCATGCAACAACTCGCCCAATTCCTCGCCGCCACCGGCCGCCGGCTCCGGACTCTCGGCAAGGTGATCAGCCACTTCTTCCGCAAGGGCAAGCTCGGCCTGAAGCTTGCGATCAAGATCCCGTTCTTCGTCGAGATCGAGGTGTCCTTCGAGACCGATTGGAACCGGCGCCGATGAGGAGCGTTCAAGGCCCGTTTCGGCGGGCCTTTCTCAACTCAGCACAGAGGCGCGCGGGCGGTAACCGCGTTTACGCTTCTGACGCAGCAGATCGAGAAACAGTTCGACAGCTTCCTCTTCCCGTCCGAAATGATGGACCATCATCTGCCCCTTGCTTCCAATGCGGCCCCATTTGCGCAGGAGACATACGTCTCCGAACAGGTTGGGTTCGATCGACATGGCATAGTAGCGGGCCATGTTCTTCAAGGCGTCCGAGCGCTCGACATAGAGGTGATAGGGCTGCGCGATCATGAGGTCAGAATCCCTGATCTCGGGAATCCCGTCCAACGACACTTATGAATCGGTCGGTATTGATTGATTCAGATCTGTTATGAAACGCGAGTGGTGGGCTTGGGCGAGACGCCTTCGGCGCACGGCTCTACTCGCTTACGCTCCCGAACCCGCCGGGCGGTTTCGGCCATCCGGCAACGATCCTCTCGCGGGTCCTCAGCCGCACCATCCGTGTCTTGCACCGTCCCAGCGCCTGGCAAGGCCCTCGTTGACGAGAGTGGCTCCGAGCGAGTGTCCTGATCGTATTACGGTCCGGAGCTTGCGGCCATACTTGTCTTCGTCGCGCCAGCTGGCCGCCAGTGAGAAGTTGCCTCCATTGAGCAGCGCAAGCAGGCGGGCTTTCGCGGCCTCGCCTTTGATCCGCTCCGCCTCACAGCGCGGAGGGCTGAGTTCCGGCGTGTCGATATCCGCGATGCGGATTTTCTGCCCCTGGAACCAGAACGTATCGCCGTCGACGACGCAATTCACATGACGGCCGCCGCCGCAGATTGAAAACGCGGCCGACGACGAGTCCGTTACCGGTGTCTTGGCCACAGCCGGCAGTCCGGGGAGGTTGCCGGCGCCGCCGAAGGCAAGCCAGCCTGCCGCAGCAACGACGATGGCTGAGATGACTGCCATCAGTAATTTGCGCGGACCGCTCTGTCCCGTTCGAGGTTTTCCCTGCGGGCTACGGCGATCGACCTTGCCACCGGATTTCCGCGGCCTCCTGAACGGAACCACATTCGAATTCGCCACTTGCCCGCTCCTCTCCTGCTTTCCTCAACCTATCTCGGACCCGGTTTCATCTGCGTTTACGGAGACTCTCGGCCTCGACCTTCAGTAGGGTCGGTAATATGGTGTGCGCTAGCGGGGCGCAGGCGGTCCCGCCTCCCCTGCGGGCCACTATGTTGAGGCTCCTGCGGCTGCGCTATTTCCCGCTCTCGCACGACGAGAATTCCCGAAATCCCGCCCTTCGTGCGGTCGCTATGCTGATTTCTCCGATACTCTTCATCATCCTCGATCGCCCTTGCTCGTTGCACTGCGCGCCGGCTCGATCGGCTGGGTTTCAGCTGTGTCGTCGTGCCTGTGAAACCTGTTGGTTCCGACGCAAGCTTTCATGTCGTCGCGCCGGAACCAGATCGCGCGACCGCATCGAAGCGGAGCGTTGCCAGCGGTGAACACGATCTGCTCGTCAGCTCGCATGCGAAGAACTTCATGAGGCTGGATCAGCGGCCGCGCCGCCAGCTGTTTCGATCGCGTGCGCGAGGATCCCTTCGCCTGGAAACTGCGGCTGACCTGGTCGATCTCGACCGTCGTCATGCCGCAGCGGCGCGAGATGTAATCCGCTGTTTCCGGATCGTTGATCGCCGCAAACGAAATCCAGCTCGCGCTCTCGAACCATTTGCTGGCGGCATCACGACCGCCATAGGTTTCGCGCATCTGCCCGATGGACTGGTAGATCATGATGAGCGTGATGCCGTACTTTCGGCCGGCGTCTCGAGCGGTTTCCAAGATCCGCATGTAACCGAGCCGCGCCACCTCATCGAGGAGGAACAGCGCCCTACCCTTCATCGAGCCATCGCGATTGTAGATCCCGTTGAGGAACGAGCCGATGATGACGCGCGCCAGGCCCGCATGCGTCTCCAGCGTCTTGAGGTCGATGTTGATGAAAATGTCGGTCTTTCCGTCGGCAAGATCGCCCGTCGAGAATGTCTTTCCGGAGACCAACGCGGCATAGTTCGAATACGACAGCCAGTGGGTTTCTTTGATCGCATTGGCGTAGACGCCGGAGAAGGTTTCGGGCGTCATGTTCACGAAGGCTGCGACATTCTCCTTCACGAAATCCGACTCCGAATTGTCGTAGATCTCCTGCAGGCGTTGGCGCAGTTGCGGCTCCGGCTCGGAGAGATTGGCGCGAACCTGGCGCAGCGTCTGGCTTTCCTTCTCCGTATGGCCGGACAGGCAAACGTCGGCGATCATCGCCGTCAACAATTGCAATGCCGAGGCTCGGAAGAAATCGTCGCGCACACCGCGCATGCCGCCGCTATCGCTCATGATCCATGAGGCGACGGAGGCGATATCCTCTTCCTTCGTCCCGCCGAACTTGCCGATCCAATCCAGGGCATTGAAGCCTGTTTCCGGCCTCTTGGGATCAAGGACGAACACGTCGAGATCGGCGCTCGTTCGGTGGGCCGCGACCATCGGCGCCACCTCGTTCGATGGATCGAGAACGATCAGCGAGCCGCCCCATTTAAGCGCCGTCGGTATCGTCACCGACGTCGTCTTGAAGCCACCGGAACCGGCGAAAACGATGCCATGCGACGAACCGAACGAGCCGTCGAAGCAGAGCAGCGGCGACTTGCCGCCGGCGCCCCATGTCTCCGGGTCGTCGGCGCGAAACGCGCGCGCTGTGGTGCTGTCCTTGTCGACACGATATCGCTCGCCGATCACGACGCCGCCGGCATCAGCGAACAGCTTTTCCGCTTCCGGCAAGGTCATCCAGGCGGCCTCGCCATGTAGCGCCCGCTTGCCGCGGATGCGCTTCGGCTCCGCACTGGCGAATGCCGCATTGCCGGCAAACGCGACCCGCAGAGCAAAGCATGAGGCCATCGCCGCCGCCGTCGCTCCGATCAGCGTCGCGGGATCGACATAGGAGAAAATGGACTTACCGGCCGGAACCTTATCGGTGAGCGCAGACAACCTCATCGTTTCGCGAATTGCGGCGATTAGGATCGTCGCCGCACCGCCGGCGACGACGCCCCATCCAGCCGTCTTGATCCTGATCGCGCCGGCGCTGGTCAAGACGATGCCGACGAGCCCTGCACTGACATACGGCAGCGCGATCCCTGCTCGGCCCAGTGTCTGCCGTGCGGCTTCCGTCTTTCCGAAACCGGACAGCCAGTGCTCGATTCCGGTCAAACCAACGGCGACCACGATCATCAGTGCGGCTGGGGCAATGAAGAGCAGGATCCTATTCATCGATTTTCCCGAAGGCCTCCGCGCCGATCGCCATCAGCCGTGAACGTTCTATCTCGTCGGCTTTGAGCCGCTGGCGCAAATCGATCAGCGCTCCCAGCAGAAGGGCCCGTTTCTCGTAGCGAAGACCGGCCTTGACGATCAGGCCGCCAAGCTCGATTTTCTCCCGCGTGTCCTTCTTGCGGGCATCGGACATGGTCGTGCGTGCCATCCGCTCAAGCCTCAGCAGTCCCGCCCGCAGTCGCGCCAGCCGCGTTCTGCGCGGACGATGCGCTGCTTTCGCCGGCGTTACCTCCTTTCTTCCCTCCGGTCGTAGCGGCCTTTCCTCCGCGAAACCGCTTCGCCAGGTCCTCGAAGGCCGCCTGCAGTTCGGACTCGTCGATCTCGATCTCGCCAAGGCCGCCCTTGAGGGCGATCCGACCGATGCGCTCGGCTTCACGGGTCTCGGCGGCCTTGAGCTGCTCTTGGAGTTTGGCGATTTCGTCGCGGATTTTCGAGGATGGCTTCTTCATTCCGTTTGTCTCCCTTGGGTGAGAAAGCGTCTCTTTCGAACCCAACTTCAGGGAGCGGAGTGCGGAACGCACTACTGTGAATCCTACAATCGCCAAAGCGCGAGCTTTGGTGAATGATCCCGGCCGTTCCGAAGGAGCGGATCCGAAGGGCGCAATTATACGTCGCTGAAGCGACGCCCTAGCTTGAGGCCCCCGGCAGGCCTGCCGCTTCCGACGAACCCATTGATTTCGTTCGCAACCGGGAAAGAGTTCCGCCGTGGCCGTCCCCCATTTCTCCGTCAGCGTCGTCGCCCGTGGCTCTGGCCGCAGCGCCGTGCTGTCGGCCGCCTACCGGCACTGCGCGAAGATGGAATTCGAGCGCGAAGCCCGCACGATCGATTACACCCGCAAGCAGGGATTGCTGCACGAGGAGTTCGTCATTCCCGCCGACGCGCCGGAATGGCTGCGCTCGATGATTGCCGATCGTTCGGTGTCCGGCGCTTCCGAGGCTTTCTGGAACAGGGTCGAAGATTTCGAGAAGCGCTCCGACGCGCAGCTCGCCAAGGATGTGACGATCGCCCTGCCGATCGAGCTGACCGCCGAGCAGAACATCGCGCTGGTGCGGGATTTCGTTGCGCAGCACATCACGGCAAAAGGCATGGTAGCGGACTGGGTCTACCATGACGCGCCCGGCAATCCGCATGTTCATCTGATGTCGACCTTGCGACCGCTGACTGCGGACGGTTTTGGCGCCAAGAAGGTCCCGGTAACAGGACCGGACGGCAGTCCGATCCGCAACGACGCCGGCAAGATCGTCTATGAGCTCTGGGCTGGGAGCATCGACGATTTCAACGCGTTTCGCGATGGTTGGTTTGCCTGCCAGAACCGGCATCTGGCGCTCGCCGGTCTCGACATTCGCGTCGATGGTCGCTCCTTCGAGAAGCAAGGGATCGATCTCGAGCCGACCATCCATCTCGGCGTCGGCACGAAGGCGATCGAGCGGAAATTCGATGGTGCCTCCAAGCCGTTGGAGCTCGAACGCCTGGAATTGCAGGACGCCAGGCGGAGAGAAAACGTCAGGCGCATCGACAGGAATCCCGAACTCGTCCTCGACCTGATCATGCGTGAGAAGAGCGTCTTTGACGAACGGGACGTGGCGAAGATCCTGCACCGCTACGTCGACGACGCGGTGCTGTTCCAAAACCTGATGGTTCGGATCCTGCTCTGCCCCGAAACCTTCCGCATCGAGCGCGAACGGGTCGACCTTGCCAGCGGTACCCGCGAGCCGGCCAAGTACACGACCCGCGAAATGATCCGGCTGGAAGCGGAGATGGCCAATCGCGCCATCTGGCTGTCTCAGCGTTCGTCGCATGACGTTCGTGACACAGTGCTTGCCGCGACATTTGCGCGTCATGAGCGTCTGTCGGACGAGCAGAAGACAGCCATCGAACATGTAGCGGGACCTGAGCGGATCGCTGCCGTGATCGGCCGTGCCGGCGCCGGCAAGACGACGATGATGAAGGCGGCGCGAGAGGCATGGGAAGCGGCCGGCTATCGGGTCGTCGGCGCAGCACTTGCCGGCAAGGCGGCCGAGGGCCTGGAGAAGGAAGCGGGCATCGTCTCTCGGACGCTTGCGTCGTGGGAACTCCGTTGGCACCAAGGCCGTGATCAGCTCGATAGCAAGACGGTGTTCGTTCTTGACGAGGCCGGCATGGTGTCATCACGGCAGATGGCGCTGTTCATCGAAGCCGTGGTGAAGGCCGGCTGCAAGCTCGTTCTCGTCGGCGATACCGAACAGCTTCAACCGATCGAGGCAGGTGCCGCCTTCCGCGCCATTGCCGATCGCATCGGCTATGCCGAACTCGAAACGATCTATCGCCAGCGCCAGCAATGGATGCGCGATGCTTCGCTTGATCTCGCGCGTGGCAAGGTCGGCAGCGCAGTCGATGCTTACCGCGCCAACGGCAAGATAATAGGATCGAACCTGAAAGCCGACGCGGTCGACAACCTCATCGCTGCCTGGGACCGCGATTACGATCCGGCGAAGACGTCTCTTATCCTGGCTCATCTGCGCCGCGACGTGCGCATGCTCAACCAGATGGCGCGCATCAAACTCATCGAACGCGGGGTTCTCGACCAGGGAACTATGTTCAAGACCGCCGACGGCGAACGCAACTTCGCCGTCGGCGACCAGATCGTGTTCCTGAAGAACGAGGGATCGCTGGGCATCAAGAACGGCATGCTGGCCAGGATCGTCGACGTGGCGCCAGGACGCATCACCGCGCGGATCGGCGATGGGGAGAATGCCCGCCACGTGCTGGTCGAACAGCGCTTCTACAACAACCTCGACCATGGCTATGCCGCGACCATCCACAAGAGCCAAGGTGCCACCGTCGATCAGGTCAAGGTGCTGGCCTCCCTTTCACTGGACCGCCATCTCACCTATGTCGCCATGACCCGTCATCGTGAGGACCTGGCCGTCTATTACGGTCGCAGATCCTTCGCGAAGAACGGCGGGTTGATCCCGATCCTGTCGCGAAGGAATGCGAAGGAAACGACTCTCGATTACGAGAAGAGCGCCTTCTATCGCGAGGCGCTTCGGTTTGCCGAAGCCCACGGTCTG contains:
- a CDS encoding ArdC family protein, translated to MSNMEKQRVDLYTRITDRIVEDLAKGVRPWIKPWKAGNMAGRITRPLRHNGQPYSGVNVLLLWSEGNARGYTSSTWMTFKQALELGAAVRKGETGATVVFASRFTKSETDGNGGEVDREIPFLKAYSVFNVEQIDGLPDQYRHEPALVLDPVERIDHADRFFRNTGAAIRHGGNQAFYSPAADIIQMPPFESFKDAASYYAILSHEVTHWTAPARRLGRDLSRYAKDKSERAREELIAELGSCFLCADLGIAPELEPRPDHASYLGSWLKVLADDRRAIFQAAAHAQRAASFLHSLQPEAAGERLAA
- a CDS encoding DUF736 domain-containing protein, with translation MATIGTFTTSETGFNGSIRTLALNVKARIARIENPSDKGPHFRIYAGNVELGAAWQKRSEQDRDYLSVKLDDPSFPAPIYATLTEVEGEDGYQLIWSRPNRD
- a CDS encoding WGR domain-containing protein, whose amino-acid sequence is MIAQPYHLYVERSDALKNMARYYAMSIEPNLFGDVCLLRKWGRIGSKGQMMVHHFGREEEAVELFLDLLRQKRKRGYRPRASVLS
- a CDS encoding thermonuclease family protein codes for the protein MAVISAIVVAAAGWLAFGGAGNLPGLPAVAKTPVTDSSSAAFSICGGGRHVNCVVDGDTFWFQGQKIRIADIDTPELSPPRCEAERIKGEAAKARLLALLNGGNFSLAASWRDEDKYGRKLRTVIRSGHSLGATLVNEGLARRWDGARHGWCG
- the traG gene encoding Ti-type conjugative transfer system protein TraG, which encodes MNRILLFIAPAALMIVVAVGLTGIEHWLSGFGKTEAARQTLGRAGIALPYVSAGLVGIVLTSAGAIRIKTAGWGVVAGGAATILIAAIRETMRLSALTDKVPAGKSIFSYVDPATLIGATAAAMASCFALRVAFAGNAAFASAEPKRIRGKRALHGEAAWMTLPEAEKLFADAGGVVIGERYRVDKDSTTARAFRADDPETWGAGGKSPLLCFDGSFGSSHGIVFAGSGGFKTTSVTIPTALKWGGSLIVLDPSNEVAPMVAAHRTSADLDVFVLDPKRPETGFNALDWIGKFGGTKEEDIASVASWIMSDSGGMRGVRDDFFRASALQLLTAMIADVCLSGHTEKESQTLRQVRANLSEPEPQLRQRLQEIYDNSESDFVKENVAAFVNMTPETFSGVYANAIKETHWLSYSNYAALVSGKTFSTGDLADGKTDIFINIDLKTLETHAGLARVIIGSFLNGIYNRDGSMKGRALFLLDEVARLGYMRILETARDAGRKYGITLIMIYQSIGQMRETYGGRDAASKWFESASWISFAAINDPETADYISRRCGMTTVEIDQVSRSFQAKGSSRTRSKQLAARPLIQPHEVLRMRADEQIVFTAGNAPLRCGRAIWFRRDDMKACVGTNRFHRHDDTAETQPIEPARSATSKGDRG
- the traD gene encoding type IV conjugative transfer system coupling protein TraD; translation: MARTTMSDARKKDTREKIELGGLIVKAGLRYEKRALLLGALIDLRQRLKADEIERSRLMAIGAEAFGKIDE
- the traC gene encoding conjugal transfer protein TraC — protein: MKKPSSKIRDEIAKLQEQLKAAETREAERIGRIALKGGLGEIEIDESELQAAFEDLAKRFRGGKAATTGGKKGGNAGESSASSAQNAAGATAGGTAEA
- the traA gene encoding Ti-type conjugative transfer relaxase TraA, with amino-acid sequence MAVPHFSVSVVARGSGRSAVLSAAYRHCAKMEFEREARTIDYTRKQGLLHEEFVIPADAPEWLRSMIADRSVSGASEAFWNRVEDFEKRSDAQLAKDVTIALPIELTAEQNIALVRDFVAQHITAKGMVADWVYHDAPGNPHVHLMSTLRPLTADGFGAKKVPVTGPDGSPIRNDAGKIVYELWAGSIDDFNAFRDGWFACQNRHLALAGLDIRVDGRSFEKQGIDLEPTIHLGVGTKAIERKFDGASKPLELERLELQDARRRENVRRIDRNPELVLDLIMREKSVFDERDVAKILHRYVDDAVLFQNLMVRILLCPETFRIERERVDLASGTREPAKYTTREMIRLEAEMANRAIWLSQRSSHDVRDTVLAATFARHERLSDEQKTAIEHVAGPERIAAVIGRAGAGKTTMMKAAREAWEAAGYRVVGAALAGKAAEGLEKEAGIVSRTLASWELRWHQGRDQLDSKTVFVLDEAGMVSSRQMALFIEAVVKAGCKLVLVGDTEQLQPIEAGAAFRAIADRIGYAELETIYRQRQQWMRDASLDLARGKVGSAVDAYRANGKIIGSNLKADAVDNLIAAWDRDYDPAKTSLILAHLRRDVRMLNQMARIKLIERGVLDQGTMFKTADGERNFAVGDQIVFLKNEGSLGIKNGMLARIVDVAPGRITARIGDGENARHVLVEQRFYNNLDHGYAATIHKSQGATVDQVKVLASLSLDRHLTYVAMTRHREDLAVYYGRRSFAKNGGLIPILSRRNAKETTLDYEKSAFYREALRFAEAHGLHLVNVARTLVRDRLEWVASQKQKLANLGARLAAVAGKLGFVRGAAQSPTQNSTKEAKPMVSGITTFTKSIDQVMEDKVAADPGLKKQWEEVSTRFHLVYAQPESAFKAVNVDAMLKDETIAKSTLATIGSNPEHFGALKGKTGMFASRADRQEREKAETNAPALARNLERYLRQRAEAERKFEVEERAVRLKVSIDIPALSPNAKLTLERVRDAIERNDLPAGLEYALADKMVKAELEGFAKVVSERFGERTFLSLAAKDPNGQTFNTVTSGMTPGQKAEVQAGWNSMRTVQQLAAHERTTEALKQAETLRQTKSQGLSLK